In Fodinicola acaciae, the following proteins share a genomic window:
- a CDS encoding AAA family ATPase, with the protein MYDENRGSYRPLDNSKIQGLLDIGRRYTTDAPNIRRGDCLKRLIVAACATITEENTRKRLEILFGLQRGLEHYTARDLRTKIRETFSETDLDPKTTYTRNRAALARLARAIRELTHDQRRTTYIKRDQYHAEFREVLNSGAKVIVLVGPPGMGKTSLAKALAAEVLPGDASEVLLKVSGGALVPNHLYRVLNRWLSYQGTADDNQLALFGRLLSDSPTAPCIILDNLESAGELHNLLLHENPCPIVIATCRTRGNSPPDYCHFINVGNMQPDEAEALAQQKLPGIGERDAALLAEGCSGYPLLIHHAARLYRHLARNMASFCRDIRADAVGLAERIMLPEGRTLTVVLSYVLDEVRGRDSLAYELLAYLTIASKGPPTTAPPILQAYAREHPAYRGAHSYAQAMELLDSYALIDPFFTRYHFSNYEGHPYTGELLYELLSPAAALVLDGIERMYSALLTEELRPLGSHAEAIMVLAMGYERFASKRRNRPIKLREPDPKLEAALIRSREGGTELSRLLWDKDMERGTITAAVARYRSFLPHISEIAGSSRFVLVFNYEDGRTNNEVWINGEIVAAFDDKMTTYALKEDPSEQKYRQDIETLRADGFAVFETTIEIVKT; encoded by the coding sequence CGAAAACGCCTTGAAATCCTGTTCGGACTTCAGCGCGGACTTGAGCACTACACTGCGCGCGACTTAAGAACCAAAATACGCGAGACGTTCAGTGAGACCGATCTCGACCCCAAGACGACATATACACGAAATCGCGCCGCATTGGCTAGGTTGGCTCGCGCTATACGTGAATTAACTCACGACCAACGGCGTACGACATACATCAAGCGCGACCAATATCACGCCGAGTTCCGAGAAGTTCTCAATTCCGGCGCAAAGGTGATCGTATTGGTTGGCCCGCCCGGGATGGGAAAGACTAGTCTCGCAAAGGCCCTTGCTGCCGAGGTCCTTCCAGGCGATGCGAGCGAGGTCTTACTGAAGGTCAGTGGCGGCGCCTTAGTACCAAACCACTTGTATCGCGTGCTGAATCGATGGCTTAGTTACCAAGGAACTGCCGACGATAACCAACTGGCGCTCTTTGGCAGGTTGCTCAGCGATTCGCCGACCGCACCGTGTATTATCCTAGACAACCTTGAGAGTGCGGGAGAGCTACACAACTTGCTTCTTCACGAAAATCCATGTCCCATTGTTATAGCTACGTGCCGCACCAGAGGTAATTCACCGCCAGATTACTGCCATTTCATAAATGTCGGAAATATGCAGCCAGATGAGGCTGAAGCGCTCGCGCAGCAGAAGCTTCCTGGGATTGGCGAGCGAGACGCGGCGCTGCTGGCCGAAGGCTGCAGCGGCTATCCTCTCCTAATCCATCACGCCGCCAGACTGTATCGGCACTTGGCAAGAAACATGGCGTCATTCTGTAGAGATATTCGAGCAGACGCGGTCGGACTCGCTGAACGAATAATGTTACCAGAAGGTAGAACGCTGACCGTCGTTCTATCTTATGTGCTCGATGAAGTTCGCGGTCGAGACTCTCTGGCGTACGAATTGCTGGCATACTTGACCATAGCCTCTAAGGGACCACCAACCACGGCCCCGCCCATTCTTCAGGCCTACGCGAGAGAGCATCCCGCATATCGCGGTGCTCATTCATACGCTCAGGCCATGGAGTTATTGGACTCTTATGCTCTTATCGATCCTTTCTTTACTCGGTATCACTTCTCAAACTATGAAGGGCATCCTTATACAGGAGAATTGCTTTACGAGCTACTTAGCCCAGCCGCAGCACTGGTGCTCGACGGGATTGAACGGATGTACAGCGCGCTGCTGACGGAAGAACTGCGTCCGCTGGGCTCTCACGCAGAAGCCATCATGGTGCTTGCGATGGGCTACGAAAGGTTCGCCTCGAAACGCAGAAATCGACCGATAAAGCTAAGAGAGCCTGACCCCAAGCTCGAAGCAGCACTCATAAGGTCCAGAGAAGGAGGGACGGAGCTGTCCCGACTACTCTGGGATAAGGATATGGAGCGAGGCACAATAACTGCAGCCGTGGCTCGATACCGTTCATTCTTACCGCACATCTCCGAGATCGCTGGCAGCTCAAGGTTCGTGCTCGTCTTCAACTACGAGGACGGTCGGACAAATAATGAGGTGTGGATCAACGGCGAAATCGTTGCGGCATTTGACGACAAAATGACCACCTATGCCCTCAAAGAAGACCCTTCCGAACAAAAGTACCGTCAAGATATCGAAACCTTAAGAGCCGATGGCTTTGCAGTATTTGAAACCACCATTGAGATAGTCAAAACTTAG